The following coding sequences are from one Arcobacter nitrofigilis DSM 7299 window:
- the yedF gene encoding sulfurtransferase-like selenium metabolism protein YedF — protein sequence MKTSKKTLFLKSDKVGEGELGSMLIKGFLSAIIEQENTPESIICVNSAVLLTTADEDNEIVAILKKIEEKGVKIYSCGTCLDYYNKRDDLKVGVAGNAMDTVKSLLSENIVSFN from the coding sequence ATGAAAACTTCAAAAAAAACTCTTTTTTTAAAATCAGATAAAGTCGGAGAAGGTGAATTAGGTTCAATGCTAATAAAAGGCTTTTTAAGTGCTATTATAGAACAAGAAAATACACCAGAATCTATTATTTGTGTGAATAGTGCTGTGCTTTTAACTACAGCTGATGAAGATAATGAAATTGTTGCTATTTTGAAAAAGATAGAAGAAAAAGGTGTTAAGATCTACTCTTGTGGAACTTGTCTTGATTATTATAATAAGAGAGATGATTTAAAAGTTGGAGTTGCGGGAAATGCAATGGATACGGTAAAATCTCTTCTAAGTGAAAATATAGTCTCTTTTAATTAA
- a CDS encoding acyl-CoA dehydratase activase, translating into MYWGVDVGSTYTKICGINEKKELVDMSVIPTIVNQDEIVKKYLKDKDIKMLVSTGYGRHMIEETFSCLVISEIKAHAKGAYFFNNDAQMVIDLGGQDSKVILLDKSGGFVDFKMNDKCAAGTGKFLEIAANRMGLNLDEFSKIGFDANKKLSISSMCAVFAESEVVSLIAKRESASNICYAVHESIASRLASMANKFACKSEVILFTGGGALDSFLVSLLSEKLEKTILPSKYPQLTGAIGAALCGYEIYQEV; encoded by the coding sequence ATGTATTGGGGTGTTGATGTTGGTTCCACATATACTAAAATATGTGGAATCAATGAAAAAAAAGAGCTAGTTGATATGAGTGTTATTCCAACTATTGTAAATCAAGATGAAATAGTAAAAAAATATCTAAAAGATAAAGATATAAAAATGCTAGTTTCTACAGGATATGGTCGGCATATGATAGAAGAAACCTTCTCCTGTCTTGTAATAAGTGAAATAAAAGCACATGCAAAAGGTGCATACTTTTTTAATAATGATGCCCAAATGGTTATTGATTTGGGAGGACAAGATAGTAAGGTAATACTTCTAGATAAAAGTGGCGGTTTTGTAGATTTTAAAATGAATGATAAATGTGCTGCTGGAACTGGTAAGTTTTTAGAAATAGCTGCAAATAGAATGGGTCTAAATTTAGATGAATTTTCAAAGATTGGATTTGATGCTAATAAAAAATTATCCATTTCAAGTATGTGTGCTGTTTTTGCAGAATCTGAAGTAGTTTCTTTAATTGCAAAAAGAGAGAGTGCTTCAAATATCTGTTATGCTGTACATGAATCAATAGCTTCAAGACTTGCCTCTATGGCTAACAAGTTTGCTTGTAAAAGTGAGGTAATACTCTTTACAGGTGGAGGAGCATTAGATAGTTTTTTAGTAAGCCTTTTATCTGAAAAATTAGAAAAAACTATTCTGCCATCTAAATATCCTCAACTAACAGGAGCGATAGGTGCTGCTCTTTGTGGATATGAAATCTATCAAGAAGTATAA
- a CDS encoding double-cubane-cluster-containing anaerobic reductase, whose translation MSVEEHRKLLSEINVDVDRHAKMMNMGLESYKAQFMSQKNRPEAMKYFDWFMSEIQGQRIAEINELRKQKKPSVGAFCIFVPEEIIVGAGGACFGLCGGSPATIADAETELPRNICPLIKSAHGFKLQRTCAYTQSSDFIYGETTCEAKKKTWEILNKHHPVHVMNIPHMKRDKDLKMWKEEIIEFKEHIEEVTGKKLSLEEMLEGTRIINEKRKALLRLDSLRGLNPEVMPITGKDALFVTQMGFLDDPKRYTQKVNELCDELEKRVEDKISVFEKDTPRLMILGTPIAPPNWKLHTAVESSGGAIINEESCIGHRYYKDNVDIDNIKNEDDLMSELMKRYSEVDCACFTPNTPRIDKILKMYKDRQADGVIYYTLSFCHTYNIESFLVTEALEAAGIPCLVIESDYSPEDAGQIKTRVEAFLESISFKKKANKLKSKS comes from the coding sequence ATGAGTGTAGAAGAACACAGAAAATTACTTTCAGAAATTAATGTTGATGTTGATAGACATGCAAAAATGATGAATATGGGACTTGAATCTTATAAAGCTCAATTTATGTCTCAAAAAAATAGACCAGAGGCTATGAAATACTTTGATTGGTTTATGAGTGAAATTCAAGGTCAAAGAATTGCTGAAATCAATGAACTTAGAAAACAAAAAAAACCATCTGTTGGTGCATTTTGTATCTTTGTACCAGAAGAGATTATTGTAGGAGCTGGTGGTGCATGTTTTGGTTTATGTGGTGGAAGCCCTGCAACAATAGCAGATGCAGAAACTGAACTTCCAAGAAATATCTGTCCTTTAATCAAATCAGCTCATGGATTTAAACTTCAAAGAACCTGTGCATATACTCAATCTTCTGATTTCATATATGGTGAAACAACCTGTGAAGCTAAGAAAAAAACATGGGAAATCCTTAATAAACATCATCCAGTACATGTTATGAATATTCCACACATGAAAAGAGATAAAGATTTAAAAATGTGGAAAGAGGAAATAATAGAATTTAAAGAACATATTGAAGAAGTTACTGGAAAAAAACTAAGTCTTGAAGAGATGTTAGAAGGAACAAGAATCATAAATGAAAAAAGAAAAGCACTTTTAAGACTTGATTCACTAAGAGGATTAAATCCAGAAGTTATGCCAATAACTGGAAAAGATGCACTATTTGTAACTCAAATGGGATTTTTAGATGATCCAAAAAGATATACACAAAAAGTAAATGAACTTTGCGATGAATTAGAAAAAAGAGTGGAAGATAAAATTTCAGTATTTGAAAAAGATACTCCAAGACTTATGATTTTAGGAACTCCTATTGCTCCACCAAATTGGAAACTTCACACTGCTGTTGAAAGTTCAGGTGGTGCTATTATAAATGAAGAATCATGTATTGGACATAGATATTATAAAGATAATGTAGATATAGATAATATCAAAAATGAAGATGATTTGATGAGTGAACTAATGAAAAGATATAGTGAAGTTGATTGTGCATGTTTTACTCCAAATACGCCAAGAATTGATAAAATCTTAAAAATGTATAAAGATAGACAAGCTGATGGAGTTATATATTATACACTCTCATTTTGTCATACATATAATATAGAATCTTTCCTAGTAACAGAAGCCTTAGAAGCAGCTGGTATTCCTTGTTTAGTAATAGAATCAGATTATTCTCCTGAAGATGCCGGACAAATAAAAACAAGAGTTGAAGCGTTCTTAGAAAGTATCTCTTTTAAGAAAAAAGCAAATAAACTAAAATCAAAAAGCTAA
- the selD gene encoding selenide, water dikinase SelD yields the protein MNNRYKLTKFVQAAGUAAKMGPGDLKQSLCNLRPTDEKVLVSFENSEDACVYQISEDNALVQTLDFITPVVDDPYIYGKIAAANSLSDIFAMGAEVKTAMNIVGFDAKNHGREVLAEILNGGNEKIKECGGVLMGGHTIESPEMYYGLSVTGMIHPNNIYRNNTAKIGHVLVLTKPIGMGILTTAIKRDLLSDETTMEAIKIMETLNYLPSKILRQYDVSSCTDITGFGLIGHAFESTNPTTTFAIHCGEVPVMQDAYDLAQQGVVPGGTKRNLKYLEDKMTVMCADSACKLMYCDAQTSGGLLVAMDKDDAKEYIKKVEELTYGYAKIIGEVIPRGVTPIMIY from the coding sequence ATGAACAACAGATATAAATTAACAAAATTTGTTCAAGCTGCTGGTTGAGCTGCAAAGATGGGTCCGGGTGATCTTAAACAGTCTCTTTGTAATCTTAGACCGACAGATGAAAAAGTTTTAGTAAGTTTTGAAAATAGTGAAGATGCTTGTGTTTATCAAATAAGTGAAGATAATGCTTTAGTTCAAACACTTGACTTTATTACTCCAGTTGTTGATGATCCTTATATTTATGGGAAAATAGCTGCTGCAAATTCACTTAGTGATATTTTTGCTATGGGTGCTGAAGTAAAAACAGCTATGAATATAGTTGGTTTTGATGCAAAAAACCATGGAAGAGAAGTATTAGCTGAAATTTTAAATGGTGGAAATGAGAAAATAAAAGAGTGTGGTGGAGTTTTGATGGGGGGACATACTATTGAAAGCCCTGAAATGTATTATGGATTATCAGTAACTGGTATGATTCATCCAAATAACATATATAGAAATAACACAGCCAAAATAGGGCATGTATTGGTTCTTACCAAACCAATAGGAATGGGTATTTTAACTACAGCTATTAAAAGAGATTTATTAAGTGATGAAACAACAATGGAAGCAATAAAAATAATGGAGACATTAAATTATTTACCATCAAAAATATTAAGACAATATGATGTGAGCTCTTGTACAGATATTACTGGATTTGGACTTATTGGACATGCCTTTGAATCAACAAATCCTACGACTACATTTGCAATACATTGTGGTGAAGTTCCAGTTATGCAAGATGCTTATGATTTAGCACAGCAAGGTGTAGTTCCAGGTGGAACAAAAAGAAATCTAAAATATCTAGAAGATAAGATGACTGTAATGTGTGCAGATAGTGCTTGTAAACTTATGTATTGTGATGCTCAAACATCAGGTGGCTTATTGGTTGCTATGGATAAAGATGATGCAAAAGAGTATATAAAAAAAGTAGAAGAGTTAACTTATGGTTATGCAAAAATTATAGGGGAAGTTATTCCAAGGGGAGTCACACCAATTATGATTTATTAA